Proteins encoded within one genomic window of Amorphoplanes friuliensis DSM 7358:
- a CDS encoding alpha/beta hydrolase: MSLMIFVHGWPELGLVWRAQAEHFTAAGWRCVTPDLRGYGTAPAPDDTSAYAVEHVVADLIALHDSLGGEPAVWVGHDWGSPVVWALAAHHPERVRAVASLCVPYLPQGFALETLVPLVDRDLYPAERFPYGQWDYYRYYAESFEQVTADFEADVEATVSLLFRRGRPESVQRPARSAGVRANGGWFGAARRAPQLPRDETMLSAEDHATIVASLSAKGFRGPGAWYLNDDANVAYAARAAYPELRMPVLFVHAAWDAICETRGSRLAEPMRAACTDLTETTIDAGHEVMLEAPAETTTALATWLAAAGLTP, translated from the coding sequence ATGTCACTGATGATCTTTGTGCACGGGTGGCCCGAGCTGGGGCTGGTCTGGCGGGCGCAGGCCGAGCACTTCACTGCCGCCGGCTGGCGGTGCGTCACCCCGGACCTGCGCGGGTACGGCACGGCGCCCGCGCCGGACGACACCTCCGCGTACGCCGTCGAGCACGTCGTCGCCGACCTGATCGCCCTGCACGACAGTCTCGGCGGTGAGCCCGCGGTGTGGGTCGGGCACGACTGGGGCAGCCCGGTGGTGTGGGCGCTTGCCGCGCATCACCCCGAGCGGGTCCGGGCGGTGGCCAGCCTGTGTGTGCCGTACCTGCCGCAGGGGTTCGCGCTGGAGACGCTGGTGCCGCTGGTCGACCGGGACCTCTACCCGGCCGAGCGCTTCCCGTACGGCCAGTGGGACTACTACCGCTACTACGCGGAGAGCTTCGAGCAGGTGACGGCCGACTTCGAGGCTGACGTCGAGGCCACGGTGTCGCTGCTGTTCCGCCGCGGCCGCCCCGAGTCGGTGCAACGGCCCGCCCGCAGTGCCGGTGTCCGGGCGAACGGTGGCTGGTTCGGGGCCGCCCGGCGGGCCCCGCAGCTCCCGCGCGACGAGACGATGCTGTCCGCCGAGGACCACGCCACCATCGTCGCGTCGCTGAGCGCCAAGGGCTTCCGCGGGCCCGGCGCCTGGTACCTCAACGACGACGCGAACGTGGCGTACGCCGCGCGGGCGGCGTACCCGGAGCTCCGGATGCCTGTGCTGTTCGTCCACGCGGCCTGGGACGCGATCTGCGAGACGCGCGGCAGCCGCCTGGCCGAGCCGATGCGGGCGGCCTGCACCGATCTCACCGAGACCACGATCGACGCCGGTCACGAGGTCATGCTCGAGGCCCCCGCCGAGACCACCACCGCGCTGGCCACCTGGCTCGCCGCCGCCGGACTGACACCTTGA
- a CDS encoding APC family permease, which produces MTELTRRLRTTDAVVVGLSAMIGAGVFAAFGPATAAAGAWLPVALAVAALVAWCNAISSARLAAVYPASGGTYVYGRERLGDLWGFLAGWGFVLGKTASCAAMALTFGAYVAPGHERLLAVTAVAALTALNLAGVHRSLPVARILVAAVIAVLIAVIVAGTSGGLHLSAGGPVVSPWDVLQGAGLLFFAFAGYARIATLGEEVRDPARTIPRAIPIALTITLILYAAVALTLLGTLGPARLAAATAPLAEVGPEWLGPVVRVGAAVAALGSLLALILGVSRTTFAMARGRHLPAGLDAVGARGVPHRAEVTVGVAVALLVLVTDLRGAIGFSSFGVLVYYAITNASALTLRPDEGAPRRWVPITGLAGCLLLAATLPLPAVGAGLAVFAAGAVLWFVRARRV; this is translated from the coding sequence TTGACCGAGCTGACACGGCGTCTCCGCACGACCGACGCGGTGGTCGTCGGCCTGAGCGCGATGATCGGTGCCGGCGTTTTTGCCGCGTTCGGGCCGGCGACGGCGGCCGCGGGTGCCTGGCTGCCGGTCGCGCTGGCGGTCGCCGCGCTCGTGGCCTGGTGCAACGCGATCTCCTCGGCCCGGCTGGCGGCCGTCTACCCGGCCTCCGGCGGCACCTACGTGTACGGCCGGGAGCGCCTCGGCGACCTGTGGGGCTTCCTCGCGGGCTGGGGTTTTGTCCTCGGCAAGACGGCGTCGTGCGCGGCGATGGCCCTGACCTTCGGCGCCTACGTGGCACCCGGGCACGAGCGGCTGCTCGCCGTGACCGCCGTGGCCGCGCTCACGGCGCTGAACCTGGCCGGTGTCCACCGGTCGCTGCCGGTCGCACGGATCCTCGTCGCCGCGGTCATCGCCGTCCTGATCGCCGTGATCGTCGCCGGCACCTCGGGTGGGCTGCACCTGAGCGCCGGCGGGCCGGTCGTCTCGCCCTGGGACGTCCTCCAGGGCGCCGGCCTGCTGTTCTTCGCCTTCGCCGGGTACGCCCGCATCGCCACCCTCGGCGAGGAGGTCCGCGACCCCGCCCGCACCATCCCCCGCGCGATCCCGATCGCCCTCACGATCACCCTGATCCTGTACGCCGCGGTGGCGCTCACCCTGCTCGGCACGCTCGGCCCGGCCCGGCTCGCCGCCGCGACCGCCCCGCTGGCCGAGGTCGGGCCGGAGTGGCTCGGCCCGGTCGTGCGGGTGGGTGCGGCGGTGGCGGCGCTGGGTTCACTGCTCGCCCTGATCCTCGGAGTGTCCCGGACAACGTTCGCGATGGCCCGCGGCCGACACCTCCCCGCGGGACTGGACGCGGTCGGCGCCCGCGGGGTGCCGCACCGCGCCGAGGTCACCGTCGGTGTCGCGGTTGCCCTGCTCGTGCTGGTCACGGACCTGCGCGGCGCGATCGGATTCTCGTCGTTCGGGGTCCTCGTCTACTACGCGATCACCAACGCCTCCGCGCTGACCCTGCGCCCGGACGAAGGTGCGCCCCGGCGCTGGGTCCCGATCACCGGCCTGGCAGGCTGCCTGCTGCTGGCAGCGACCCTGCCGCTCCCGGCTGTGGGGGCCGGGCTGGCGGTGTTCGCCGCCGGGGCGGTGCTCTGGTTCGTCCGCGCGAGGCGGGTCTGA
- a CDS encoding response regulator transcription factor, producing MSDNARILVVDDQPTVVDMLASVLTFHGFAVDTARTGEQAVEKAAEHSPDLVLLDTMLPDGDGLDVCRRLRAGGSAMGIMFLTAPDASADLIAGLAYGDEDWITKPFDVEVLLTRVRALLSRSGSPSGDRLLRYADVELDQDTHEARRGGEVVPLSRTELEVLRYFLQNSGRVLSRGQIEAATASPDVDADVTSLRTELDRLGAPLIVTHRGFGYALRAGLP from the coding sequence ATGTCGGATAATGCGCGCATTCTGGTGGTCGACGACCAGCCCACCGTCGTCGACATGCTCGCCTCGGTACTGACCTTCCACGGGTTCGCCGTGGACACCGCCCGCACCGGTGAACAGGCGGTCGAAAAAGCCGCCGAACACAGCCCCGACCTGGTCCTGCTCGACACGATGCTGCCCGACGGCGACGGCCTGGACGTGTGCCGGCGGCTGCGCGCGGGCGGTTCGGCCATGGGCATCATGTTCCTCACCGCACCCGACGCCAGCGCCGACCTGATCGCCGGTCTCGCGTACGGCGACGAGGACTGGATCACCAAGCCGTTCGACGTGGAGGTCCTGCTGACCCGCGTCCGCGCCCTGCTGAGCCGCAGCGGCTCACCGTCGGGCGACCGCCTGCTGCGCTACGCCGACGTGGAGCTCGACCAGGACACCCACGAGGCGCGGCGCGGGGGCGAGGTGGTGCCGTTGAGCCGTACCGAGTTGGAGGTCCTGCGGTATTTCCTGCAGAACTCCGGGCGGGTCCTCTCCCGCGGCCAGATCGAGGCCGCCACCGCCTCACCGGACGTCGACGCCGACGTCACCTCCCTGCGCACCGAATTGGACCGGCTCGGTGCGCCGCTGATCGTCACCCACCGCGGTTTCGGGTACGCCCTGCGGGCGGGCCTGCCCTGA
- a CDS encoding SIR2 family NAD-dependent protein deacylase translates to MVPDSVDKARALLAGARRVVVFTGAGVSAESGIPTFRDSLTGLWERFDAQALATPEAFRADPALVWGWYEWRRTAVSRASPNAAHRAIATVEARHPGTVVITQNVDDLHERAGSAAPLHLHGSLFAPRCADCGRPAARPDGTADEPLEGRRLPPPACAHCAGPVRPGVVWFGEALPADVLDRAVEAAASCDLLLTVGTSGLVHPAAEIPHVAARLGAAVVQINPQPTPLDAVADVNLHGAAAEILPLLTR, encoded by the coding sequence ATGGTCCCCGACAGCGTCGACAAGGCCCGGGCCTTGCTGGCCGGTGCGCGCCGGGTGGTCGTCTTCACCGGGGCTGGGGTGTCCGCCGAGAGCGGCATCCCGACGTTCCGCGACTCCCTCACCGGCCTGTGGGAACGCTTCGACGCCCAGGCCCTGGCCACACCGGAGGCCTTCCGCGCCGACCCCGCCCTCGTCTGGGGTTGGTACGAGTGGCGGCGCACCGCCGTCAGCCGCGCCTCGCCGAACGCGGCCCATCGCGCCATCGCCACCGTCGAGGCCCGCCACCCCGGCACGGTGGTGATCACCCAGAACGTCGACGACCTGCACGAACGCGCCGGCTCGGCGGCCCCGCTGCACCTGCACGGGAGCCTCTTCGCACCACGCTGCGCCGACTGCGGCCGACCCGCCGCCCGGCCGGACGGGACCGCCGACGAGCCGCTGGAGGGACGTCGGCTGCCCCCGCCCGCGTGCGCCCACTGCGCCGGTCCGGTGCGTCCGGGCGTGGTGTGGTTCGGCGAAGCCCTGCCCGCGGACGTCCTCGATCGGGCGGTCGAGGCCGCGGCGTCGTGCGACCTGTTGCTGACCGTGGGCACGTCAGGCCTGGTTCATCCCGCCGCCGAGATCCCCCACGTGGCGGCCCGCCTCGGCGCCGCCGTGGTCCAGATCAACCCGCAACCCACACCACTGGACGCGGTCGCCGACGTGAATCTGCACGGCGCGGCCGCGGAGATCCTGCCGTTGCTGACCCGCTGA
- a CDS encoding RNA polymerase sigma factor, whose translation MQPADEEELVRRIARGDRQAFDELYQRTSPWLAVRLRRRCADEDVVADVLQETYLAVWRAAGSFAGASVSGSAVGWLWTIAAHRLVDAFRRRARQTRTPPPIVSPVRASGAEVTEDLGRALLALPPELRDVLRATVLDGLSVRETALLLGRTGRDGQVTRPAGADRGACPPG comes from the coding sequence GTGCAGCCCGCCGACGAGGAGGAACTCGTCCGCCGGATCGCCCGCGGCGACCGGCAGGCGTTCGACGAGCTGTACCAGCGCACCTCACCGTGGCTGGCGGTCCGGCTGCGGCGCCGGTGCGCCGACGAGGACGTGGTCGCCGACGTCCTGCAGGAGACGTACCTGGCCGTGTGGCGGGCCGCGGGCAGCTTCGCGGGCGCCTCCGTCTCGGGCAGCGCGGTCGGCTGGCTCTGGACCATCGCCGCGCACCGCCTGGTCGACGCGTTCCGGCGCCGGGCCCGCCAGACGCGAACACCACCTCCGATCGTCTCTCCCGTCCGCGCGTCCGGAGCCGAGGTGACGGAGGATCTGGGACGGGCCCTGCTGGCGCTCCCACCTGAGCTGCGCGACGTGCTGCGCGCCACGGTGCTGGACGGGCTGTCGGTGCGCGAGACGGCGCTGCTGCTGGGGCGTACCGGAAGGGACGGTCAAGTCACGCGCCCGGCGGGCGCGGACCGCGGCGCGTGCCCACCTGGGTGA
- a CDS encoding PadR family transcriptional regulator codes for MAQLRMTTPRLLVLEALLRDHERESYGLELAQVAGLEPGTIYPILVAFEGAGWLRSRAEDVDVHAAGRPRRRYYVLTPAGVEAAGAAVAKAAARRKAPRTTGELAW; via the coding sequence ATGGCCCAGTTACGAATGACGACGCCGCGGTTGCTGGTGTTGGAGGCGTTGTTGCGCGATCACGAGCGGGAGTCGTACGGGTTGGAGCTGGCGCAGGTGGCCGGGCTCGAGCCGGGGACGATCTATCCGATCCTGGTCGCGTTCGAGGGAGCGGGCTGGCTGCGGAGCCGGGCCGAGGACGTCGACGTGCATGCCGCCGGACGTCCGCGCCGCCGTTACTACGTGCTCACCCCCGCGGGTGTCGAGGCCGCGGGTGCCGCCGTTGCGAAGGCCGCGGCCCGTCGCAAGGCGCCCAGGACGACCGGTGAGCTGGCGTGGTGA
- a CDS encoding DUF4240 domain-containing protein, giving the protein MDRAVFWRIVEGARAEAGTDTERVAQVLLRRLRSLSPDEIEHFGALWAEVQDELYSWPVHDAATLLLGPVNDDALLVVQDWIVSHGRQTMKRVQEDPDNLVELAPDRHNARIDWFTGLPMEAHIAATGRPFAVDGPDGPEDPTGTPTDLTDEPGTRRRFPRLTAYLDHNTWIERPWTRATT; this is encoded by the coding sequence ATGGACAGGGCAGTCTTCTGGCGCATCGTCGAGGGCGCCCGCGCGGAGGCGGGCACCGACACCGAACGTGTCGCGCAGGTGCTCCTCCGCCGCCTCCGCAGCCTGAGCCCGGACGAGATCGAACACTTCGGAGCGTTGTGGGCTGAAGTGCAGGACGAGCTCTACAGCTGGCCCGTCCACGACGCCGCGACCCTCCTGCTGGGACCGGTGAACGACGATGCCCTGCTCGTCGTCCAAGACTGGATCGTCTCCCACGGCAGGCAAACAATGAAGCGCGTCCAGGAAGACCCCGACAACCTCGTCGAGCTGGCTCCGGACCGCCACAACGCCCGCATCGACTGGTTCACCGGCCTCCCGATGGAAGCACACATCGCCGCAACCGGCCGCCCCTTCGCCGTCGACGGCCCGGACGGACCCGAGGACCCGACGGGAACCCCCACCGACCTGACCGACGAACCCGGCACGAGGCGACGCTTCCCCCGCCTGACGGCCTACCTCGACCACAACACCTGGATCGAACGCCCCTGGACCCGCGCCACCACCTGA
- a CDS encoding sigma-70 family RNA polymerase sigma factor, giving the protein MTEAVSLTEAFEAERRGLLAHAYRMLGAFHEAEDVVQDTYVRALRGWKTFEGRSSVRTWLYRIATNVCLTVLDGRGRRALLTGLVPDDLEVWVAADPGDLITDRESVRLAFVAGLQHLAPRQRAVLLLREVLAFSAAETGVALGMSVPAVKSALQRARSRLAEVAPTRDDVLDVSSPRARELLDGYMTAWEASDADAFRDLLCADASIEPVGAHSSYAGREACLAFATPSMGAAGDWRMAPTEANSQPAASVWFRGEPWGLAVLTIVQEGIRAVTLFPNQELIADNSARVG; this is encoded by the coding sequence TTGACCGAGGCTGTGTCTCTGACCGAGGCTTTCGAGGCGGAACGCCGGGGCTTGCTCGCCCACGCGTACCGGATGCTCGGCGCCTTCCACGAGGCCGAGGACGTCGTGCAGGACACGTACGTCCGAGCCCTGCGCGGCTGGAAGACGTTCGAGGGGCGTTCGTCGGTGCGCACCTGGCTCTACCGGATCGCGACCAACGTCTGCCTCACGGTGCTCGACGGCCGGGGGCGGCGCGCGCTTCTGACCGGCCTCGTCCCGGACGACCTCGAGGTGTGGGTCGCGGCCGACCCGGGCGACCTGATCACCGACCGGGAAAGCGTACGGCTCGCCTTCGTTGCTGGACTGCAGCACCTCGCGCCCCGGCAGCGGGCCGTCCTGCTGCTGCGTGAGGTGCTGGCTTTCTCAGCCGCCGAGACCGGCGTGGCCCTGGGCATGTCCGTGCCGGCCGTCAAAAGCGCCCTGCAACGAGCCCGGTCCCGGTTGGCCGAGGTGGCCCCGACCCGCGACGACGTCCTCGACGTCTCTTCACCCCGCGCCCGCGAACTCCTCGACGGCTACATGACGGCGTGGGAGGCATCGGACGCCGACGCGTTCCGCGACCTGCTCTGCGCGGACGCGTCCATCGAGCCGGTCGGTGCGCACAGCTCGTACGCCGGTCGCGAGGCGTGCCTGGCTTTCGCGACCCCGTCGATGGGCGCCGCGGGGGATTGGCGCATGGCCCCGACCGAGGCGAACAGCCAGCCCGCAGCGTCGGTCTGGTTCCGCGGCGAACCCTGGGGCCTCGCGGTCCTGACGATCGTCCAGGAAGGCATCAGAGCCGTCACCCTCTTCCCGAACCAGGAGCTGATCGCCGACAACTCCGCGCGGGTGGGCTGA
- a CDS encoding alpha/beta hydrolase, protein MDAIKEMYTRWAAGGMGEDDQWGDVTAEPRGVDYVEVSAGGVPAMWLSPHGADPDRVILALHGGGFVSGSLYTHRKMYGHLAKAAGVRVLLVSYRLAPEFRYPAQIEDAVAAYRWVAGRTRKVAVAGDSCGGGLAVQVALREPGAAALVLVSPWIDMDPAQTASSYEETATTDPFFTRRMVQALLQQYLPEGVSGLEPEVNSFHADLSALPPVYVQCGGDESGRGDSERIAKATGGELDVVDGQQHIFQMAAGRAPVADEAIGRLAAWVRPQLGL, encoded by the coding sequence ATGGATGCCATCAAGGAGATGTACACACGCTGGGCTGCCGGAGGTATGGGCGAGGACGACCAGTGGGGTGATGTGACGGCCGAGCCGCGCGGCGTGGACTACGTGGAGGTGTCGGCGGGTGGGGTGCCGGCGATGTGGCTCAGCCCGCACGGTGCCGACCCCGACCGGGTCATCCTCGCGCTGCACGGTGGCGGGTTCGTGAGCGGATCGCTCTACACCCACCGCAAGATGTACGGGCACCTCGCCAAAGCGGCGGGCGTGCGGGTGCTGCTGGTCTCGTACCGGCTCGCCCCGGAGTTCCGGTACCCGGCGCAGATCGAGGACGCGGTGGCGGCGTACCGGTGGGTGGCCGGGCGTACCCGGAAGGTTGCGGTGGCCGGTGACTCGTGCGGCGGTGGTCTTGCCGTGCAGGTCGCCCTGCGCGAACCGGGTGCGGCCGCGCTGGTGCTGGTGTCGCCGTGGATCGACATGGACCCGGCCCAGACCGCATCCTCGTACGAGGAGACCGCCACCACCGACCCGTTCTTCACGCGCCGGATGGTGCAGGCTCTCCTCCAGCAGTACCTTCCCGAGGGCGTCAGCGGCCTGGAGCCGGAGGTCAACTCCTTCCACGCCGACCTGTCCGCACTGCCCCCGGTGTACGTGCAGTGCGGCGGCGACGAGAGCGGCCGGGGCGACAGCGAGCGCATCGCGAAGGCGACCGGCGGCGAGCTCGACGTCGTCGACGGGCAGCAGCACATCTTCCAGATGGCCGCCGGGCGCGCCCCGGTGGCCGACGAGGCGATCGGGAGGCTGGCGGCATGGGTACGCCCTCAACTGGGTCTTTGA
- a CDS encoding CDP-alcohol phosphatidyltransferase family protein — protein sequence MTALGLSPPVTLLNVPNTITAVRTAAAVGLAVAALTHRSAHLLVAAYLIYWIGDILDGAAARALGQETRTGAVFDIVADRACTSACAAALVVLRPDTALPIAVFLVQFMVIDQLLSLMFLRWPLLSPNYFARADRRIHRWNWSPPAKALNTAAVVLLALFAPAPAAVTVALAVTVVKVASLIAAARLPADLPLNRP from the coding sequence ATGACCGCCCTCGGCCTCAGCCCGCCGGTCACGCTCCTCAACGTCCCCAACACGATTACCGCGGTACGCACAGCCGCCGCCGTCGGGCTCGCTGTGGCGGCGCTGACCCACCGCAGCGCCCACCTGCTCGTGGCCGCGTACCTGATCTACTGGATCGGCGACATCCTCGACGGCGCTGCCGCCCGGGCCCTGGGCCAGGAGACCCGCACCGGCGCGGTCTTCGACATCGTCGCCGACCGCGCCTGCACCTCGGCCTGCGCCGCCGCCCTGGTCGTGCTGCGCCCGGACACCGCCCTGCCGATCGCGGTGTTCCTCGTCCAGTTCATGGTCATCGACCAGCTCCTGAGCCTGATGTTCCTCCGCTGGCCCCTGCTCAGCCCCAACTATTTCGCCCGCGCCGACCGCCGCATCCACCGCTGGAACTGGTCACCCCCGGCCAAGGCCCTCAACACCGCCGCCGTGGTGCTCCTCGCCCTCTTCGCGCCGGCGCCCGCGGCCGTCACGGTGGCGCTCGCAGTCACCGTGGTGAAGGTCGCCTCGCTCATCGCCGCCGCCCGGCTGCCGGCGGACCTGCCGCTCAACCGGCCATGA
- a CDS encoding ArsR/SmtB family transcription factor, translating to MSKGEWELTGDRLVEVLATLASPHRLRVLAALTGGRTYVSQLARDLGISRALLQVHLKKLEKAGLVTAQLELSEDGKALKFYEATAFSLHLTPDVVAAAVTTLSTAGDGDAVPKGTS from the coding sequence ATGAGCAAAGGCGAGTGGGAGCTGACCGGTGACCGGCTGGTCGAGGTGCTGGCCACGCTGGCCAGCCCGCACCGGCTGCGCGTGCTCGCGGCGCTGACCGGCGGCCGCACCTACGTGTCCCAGCTCGCCCGCGACCTGGGCATCAGCCGCGCACTGCTGCAGGTGCACCTCAAGAAGCTCGAGAAGGCCGGGCTGGTCACCGCGCAGCTGGAGCTGTCCGAGGACGGCAAGGCCCTCAAGTTCTACGAGGCCACGGCGTTCTCGCTGCACCTCACACCCGACGTGGTGGCGGCCGCCGTCACGACCCTGAGCACCGCCGGCGACGGCGACGCCGTACCGAAAGGAACCAGTTAG
- a CDS encoding patatin-like phospholipase family protein, whose translation MEPSVDQDQPVRIGLALGGGAVRGAAHIGVLDVLVKAGFAPAVVTGCSAGALVGALYAGGLSAADITSMAGGLQWKRLVRPSITGRALFETARLGAYLNDALDGRDFAALDLPFAAVACELTTARRVVMSDGPVASAVLASSAIPGVFPPVERDGMLLVDGSLVDMVPAGLARSLGADIVVAVDVSGPLPRRRPKTMVQVMVAASTLQSGVAEQLARDADLVLTPDVDAYAFWELSRMTEFGLAGQAAAEDALPLVQALVEVAEARRSWEHRSRAADLRG comes from the coding sequence ATGGAGCCCAGCGTGGATCAGGACCAGCCGGTGCGGATCGGCCTCGCGCTGGGCGGCGGGGCGGTCCGGGGTGCGGCACACATCGGTGTGCTCGACGTCCTGGTCAAGGCCGGCTTCGCCCCGGCAGTCGTCACGGGCTGCAGCGCCGGGGCGCTGGTCGGGGCTCTCTACGCCGGCGGGCTGAGCGCCGCGGACATCACGTCGATGGCCGGTGGTCTGCAGTGGAAACGCCTGGTGCGGCCCAGCATCACCGGCCGGGCGTTGTTCGAGACGGCGCGGCTCGGGGCGTACCTGAACGATGCTCTCGACGGCAGGGACTTCGCGGCGCTGGACCTGCCGTTCGCCGCCGTGGCGTGCGAACTGACCACCGCCCGGCGGGTCGTGATGAGCGACGGGCCGGTGGCGAGCGCGGTGCTGGCCAGCTCGGCCATCCCGGGGGTGTTCCCGCCGGTCGAGCGCGACGGGATGCTGCTGGTCGACGGCAGTCTCGTCGACATGGTGCCCGCCGGGCTGGCCCGCAGCCTCGGCGCCGACATCGTGGTGGCGGTCGACGTGTCCGGGCCGTTGCCGCGGCGGCGTCCGAAGACGATGGTGCAGGTGATGGTGGCTGCGAGCACGTTGCAGAGCGGTGTCGCCGAGCAGCTCGCCCGGGACGCCGATCTGGTGCTGACGCCGGACGTCGACGCGTACGCGTTCTGGGAGCTCTCCCGCATGACGGAGTTCGGGCTCGCGGGGCAGGCGGCGGCCGAGGACGCGCTGCCCCTCGTGCAGGCGCTGGTGGAGGTGGCGGAGGCCCGCCGCTCCTGGGAACATCGCTCCCGGGCGGCGGACCTCCGGGGGTAG